Proteins co-encoded in one Patescibacteria group bacterium genomic window:
- the amrS gene encoding AmmeMemoRadiSam system radical SAM enzyme: MKEAILYKKLNNRKVQCRVCNHYCKINPGKRGVCGVRENKNGKLYSLVYDRACAENIDPIEKKPFYHFLPGTFSLSIATVGCNFRCHNCQNWDISQNVKIAADIIGQELPPEKIVQNAIDNNCPSISYTYTEPTIFLEYALDTMKLARKAGLKNCWVSNGYMSKESLKLIFPNLDAINVDLKSSDDEFYKKYCNARLQPVLDNLMAIKKAKVHLEVTTLVIPTLNDEENNLKKIAQFIHGKLGADTPWHVSRFSGMISWKLQHLPDTPAETIRRAKEIGEGVGLKRVHLGNI; encoded by the coding sequence ATGAAAGAAGCAATATTGTACAAAAAATTGAACAATCGAAAAGTTCAATGTCGGGTGTGTAATCATTATTGTAAAATTAATCCTGGTAAGCGTGGTGTTTGCGGGGTGCGGGAGAACAAAAATGGTAAATTATACAGTTTAGTTTATGACAGAGCTTGTGCGGAAAATATTGACCCAATTGAGAAAAAGCCATTTTATCATTTCTTACCCGGCACCTTTTCCCTTTCTATCGCCACGGTAGGTTGTAATTTTCGTTGTCATAATTGTCAAAATTGGGATATTAGTCAAAATGTCAAAATTGCAGCTGACATTATTGGGCAAGAATTGCCACCTGAAAAAATTGTTCAAAATGCAATAGATAATAATTGTCCTAGTATTTCTTATACTTATACCGAGCCAACAATATTTTTAGAATATGCTTTGGACACAATGAAATTGGCTCGCAAAGCCGGATTAAAAAACTGTTGGGTAAGTAATGGGTACATGAGCAAGGAATCACTTAAGCTTATTTTTCCAAATCTTGACGCTATTAATGTTGATTTGAAATCTTCTGATGATGAATTTTATAAAAAATACTGTAACGCGAGATTGCAACCGGTCTTAGATAATCTGATGGCAATCAAAAAAGCTAAAGTTCATTTGGAAGTGACGACTTTAGTTATCCCGACCCTCAATGATGAGGAAAATAACCTAAAAAAAATCGCCCAATTTATTCATGGCAAATTAGGCGCGGATACCCCATGGCATGTCAGTCGTTTTTCTGGAATGATTTCTTGGAAACTTCAACATCTGCCAGATACGCCAGCAGAAACTATAAGACGAGCTAAAGAGATTGGTGAAGGGGTTGGACTTAAGCGGGTGCATTTAGGCAATATTTGA
- a CDS encoding class E sortase, with protein MGTLLGYHFLDNSYLDRQSLPGDALEQSIQSALVFEEIPDLEIEQEEPVLLSFPGNSEEKLSLPTQVTEANDKKELLNYQEPQPVATQLARIEPVNKIIIPKIGVDMKIIEGADANVLYQGAWHIPGTSAPDKGGNTVISAHRYLYQPPSSRTFYLLDKLGVGDIVKVIWRDKEYQYQVKEIKVVDPGQVEILSNTTQPVLTLFTCTPLFTSEKRLVVVADYISN; from the coding sequence TTGGGAACCTTATTGGGCTATCATTTTCTAGATAATTCTTATTTAGACAGGCAGTCATTACCCGGAGATGCTTTGGAACAGAGCATCCAATCAGCCCTGGTTTTTGAGGAAATTCCCGATTTAGAAATTGAACAAGAAGAACCCGTCCTGTTATCTTTCCCCGGGAATAGTGAGGAAAAATTATCCCTCCCCACTCAAGTGACTGAAGCTAATGATAAGAAGGAGCTTCTAAATTATCAAGAGCCACAACCAGTTGCCACGCAGCTCGCCAGAATTGAGCCAGTCAATAAAATCATTATTCCCAAAATTGGGGTTGATATGAAGATTATAGAAGGAGCTGATGCCAATGTTTTATACCAAGGCGCCTGGCATATACCCGGAACCTCTGCTCCGGACAAGGGCGGCAATACAGTAATTTCTGCTCATCGCTATTTATACCAACCACCCAGCTCCCGAACTTTTTATCTTTTGGATAAATTGGGAGTTGGGGATATAGTAAAAGTGATTTGGCGGGATAAAGAGTATCAGTATCAAGTTAAAGAGATTAAAGTAGTTGATCCGGGACAAGTAGAAATTCTGTCCAATACCACCCAGCCAGTTTTAACTCTTTTCACTTGCACACCGTTATTTACTAGCGAGAAACGGTTGGTTGTAGTGGCTGATTATATTAGTAACTAA